The nucleotide sequence GGCCGTGTACAACGCGTTGCGCAGGGACGGCCACTTGTACGTCGGCAGCTCGAGCACCATCGGCCTGGCGTCGCCCTTCAGCCACGTGCGGCCGAACACGGCGGCCGTGACGAGTGCCGTCACGGCACCGAGCAGATAGCACGCGACGAAGACCGCGGCGGCGCGGAGAGGCTGCGACAGGAACAGCAGGCTCGTGAGCAGCACGTACACGGGCAGGCGCGCCGAGCAGCTCATGAGCGGCGCGACAAGGATCGTGGCAAGACGATCGCGGCGATCGGGAATCAGTCGCGTGGCCATGATTCCCGGCAGCGCGCACGCAGACGATGTGAGCAGCGGCACGAACGCATGGCCGGGCAGTCCGAACCGTCGCAGTACGCGATCCATCACGAACGCCGCGCGCGCAAGATAGCCCGTGTCTTCCAGCAGGCTGATGAGGAAGAACAGCAGGCAGATCTGCGGCAGGAACACCACGGTTCCTGCCACGCCGCCGATGATGCCCTGCGACACGAGATCGCGCACGGGGCCTTCGGGCAGCAAGCGCGTGCTCAGATCGCCGAGGTGCGTGAACGTCGCCTCGATCAGATCCATCGGGATCGTCGCGAGCGCGAAGAGCGTGTAGAACAGCCCGCCCATCACGGCGATGAAGACGAGCAGCCCGAGCGCGGGATGCGTGAACAGGCGGTCGAGACGCTCGGTGAACGGGTCGCGCACGTGAATCGCCGACGGCAGCCCCGCGCTGAACGCCATCACGTCGTCGGCCCAGTTCGTGAGCGTCTCGATGGATGCGCCAGGTTCTGGGATGGTCGATGGCCGGGCCGGCAACGCATCGGGTGAAGGTCGGGCTCGGAGAGCCGACCCTACCTCATCGAGTGCGGCGGCGAGTGCGGTACGTACGTCGTGGAGACCGTCGCCGCGGCGCGCGACGACCGGCACCACGCGACAGCCCAGGCGCGACGCCAGTTTCCGTGCGTCGATGGTGAGCCCGCGCGCCTGCGCGAGGTCCACCATGTTGAGCGCGACGACGACCGGCAGGCCGTGCGCGAGCAGCTCTCCGGTGAGTACGAGGTTTCGGGTGAGGTTGCACGCGTCGACCACCACGAGCACCGCGTCGGGCCGACGGTACACGCCCGTTCCCTGCAGCACGTCGCGGACGATGCGTGTCTCGGGCACGTCGAGTCCGAGCTCGTACACCCCAGGCAGGTCGATGACGTTCACGACGCGATCGCCGGGAAGGGCCGTTCGCCCCATGCGCAACGACGTGGTGGTACCGGGGAAGTTCGACGTCTTCGCGCGGACGCCGCAGAGGCGGTTGAACAGCGTGGTCTTGCCGGTGTTGGGGTTACCGATCAGGACGACGCGGGCGTCGCTGACCAAACCGTCCGGCGTGGCGGGCGTCGCCTGCGTCACCGTGGCCACGTCAGGCGCCGGCGGGATCGGGCTCGACGAGGATGCCGTCGGCCACCGCGCGCGACAGCCCGATGCGCGTCGATCGCACCTGCACGATGCACGGGTCGCCGGCCTTGCAGAGCGTGAGCCGACTCGCTCGCGTGATGCCGAGCGCGCGCAGCAGATCGCTCGATCCCGCGTCGAGCTCAGTGCCGCGGAACCGTACGATTGCTCCTGGCGCGAGTGAGCTCAGTGGAACGGGTGTGGAGTCTGACGTGGCAGCCATGGCGCCCTGCCGCGCCATCCTAGCACGCGCCTTTCGCACGCCGTAGAATCGTCTGACCATGGCCAAGCCTCCTGTAGACGCCACCCTCACATGGACGCACGATCTCGTCTTCGAGACGCAGGTGGCGGCCGTGCCCGGTCCCACGCTCGACGGCGATGCCGCTGTCGCCACGTCGCCCGTCCAGGCCCTCGCGCTCGCGCTCGGCGGCTGCATGGCGATCGATCTCGTGGTCATCCTGAAGAAGGGCCGCCACGATCTCCGCGGCCTCTCCCTGCATCTGGTGGGCACGCGAGACGATGGACCGCCGGCCTACTTCACCAGCTACACCCTGCGGTTCACCGTCACGGGGGGCATCCCCGACGAGGCCATCCAGCGCGCGATCGATCTGTCGCGCGACAAGTACTGCTCGGTGTGGCACAGCCTGCGGCAGGACACGCCGCTCGACGTGACGTTCACGCGCGTCGATGCCTGAACCCGTGGAAGCCGGCGGCGCCCCGGTGCCGCCGACGCGCACGCGCGCGGGCTACATCGACTGGATGCGGGGGCTGGCGGTCCTCGTCATGATCCTCGCGCACGTCATCGACGCGTGGACCGTGACAGGTCCCGCGCGGCAGACGCGCGGCTACTTCTGGTTCATGGTGATCGCCGGCATGGGCGCGCCGATGTTCCTCTGGCTCGCCGGTCTCGCGGTCCCACTGGCCGCGCACGCGAGGATGCGTCGCGGCGCGTCGGTCGCCGACGCGAGTCGCGCCCTGCAGCGGCGCGGCTGGGAGATCTTCGGGCTCGCGCTGCTGTTCCGCCTCCAGGCGTACGTGTTCAGCTCCGGCGCCTCGCTCGCCGGTCTGCTGAAGGTGGACATCCTGAACGTCATGGGCCTGTCGCTGGTCGCGGCGGGGTGGTGCTGGGGACGATGCCGCACGTCGGCGGGGCGCATCGCGTTGGCATCAGCGGTGATGGTTGCCGTTGTCGTGCTGTCGGCGCCACTGCGCGTGTGGCAGTGGCCTGGCCTGCTGCCGGACGCGATCGAGTGGTATCTGCGACCGGCACCCGCGCGTACCACGTTCACGCTGTTTCCGTGGAGCGCGTTCGTGTTCGCGGGGCTCGCGCTCGGCGAAGCGCTCGCGACCCTCGGGCGAGACGCGCACGCGCAGTGGCGGTTTCACGCCGCATGCGCATTCGGCGGTCTTGCCCTCGCCGGTGTGGCCTACCGGCTCTCGTACCTGCCGACGCTCGTTCCGGGCTCGGCGTTCTGGACCACCTCACCCGCCTTCTTCGCGATCAGGACAGGTGCGCTGATCGCCACGCTCGGCATCCTCTACTTCGCGCTGAAGCCGGGCGGTCTCTGGGATCGCGTGACGATGCCGCGTGCGTGGAGCCCGATGGAGTTGTTCGGGCGGACGTCGCTGTTCGTGTACTGGGTACACGTCGAACTCGCGTACGGCATGCCGTCCAAGCCGCTGCACAAGGCCCTCTCGTTCGAGGGCGCGCTCGTGGCGTGCGCGCTCTTCACGGTGTTCATGCTGCTGCTCGCCATGGCCAAGACGAAGCTCTGGGACAGGCAGACACCGTGGCGCACGTAGGGGCGGCCCTCCGGGCCGGCCGCCCCACGCGTCCGGTGTCACCAGGCGGGGGCCGTGGCCGTGGCGGTCGGTAGTGTGCGCGCCGGGCGATCG is from Acidobacteriota bacterium and encodes:
- the feoB gene encoding ferrous iron transport protein B, translated to MATVTQATPATPDGLVSDARVVLIGNPNTGKTTLFNRLCGVRAKTSNFPGTTTSLRMGRTALPGDRVVNVIDLPGVYELGLDVPETRIVRDVLQGTGVYRRPDAVLVVVDACNLTRNLVLTGELLAHGLPVVVALNMVDLAQARGLTIDARKLASRLGCRVVPVVARRGDGLHDVRTALAAALDEVGSALRARPSPDALPARPSTIPEPGASIETLTNWADDVMAFSAGLPSAIHVRDPFTERLDRLFTHPALGLLVFIAVMGGLFYTLFALATIPMDLIEATFTHLGDLSTRLLPEGPVRDLVSQGIIGGVAGTVVFLPQICLLFFLISLLEDTGYLARAAFVMDRVLRRFGLPGHAFVPLLTSSACALPGIMATRLIPDRRDRLATILVAPLMSCSARLPVYVLLTSLLFLSQPLRAAAVFVACYLLGAVTALVTAAVFGRTWLKGDARPMVLELPTYKWPSLRNALYTAKDQGLAFLQTAGTVIMAICIVMWWLSAYPRVDPTPEANQLRARAETLADADPRRETWVTEADRLDARAAQRGSFAGRLGRLAEPVFAPLGFDAQLTVGVLTSFLAREVFVSTMSVLVGGSGDADVDAGVIERIRGATRDDGTALFTTATSASMLVFFVLAMQCLPTLAVTRRESGSGKYALIQLAYMSTLAYAAALAVYQGLRLGGAA
- a CDS encoding ferrous iron transport protein A translates to MVRRFYGVRKARARMARQGAMAATSDSTPVPLSSLAPGAIVRFRGTELDAGSSDLLRALGITRASRLTLCKAGDPCIVQVRSTRIGLSRAVADGILVEPDPAGA
- a CDS encoding OsmC family protein, whose amino-acid sequence is MAKPPVDATLTWTHDLVFETQVAAVPGPTLDGDAAVATSPVQALALALGGCMAIDLVVILKKGRHDLRGLSLHLVGTRDDGPPAYFTSYTLRFTVTGGIPDEAIQRAIDLSRDKYCSVWHSLRQDTPLDVTFTRVDA
- a CDS encoding DUF1624 domain-containing protein, yielding MPEPVEAGGAPVPPTRTRAGYIDWMRGLAVLVMILAHVIDAWTVTGPARQTRGYFWFMVIAGMGAPMFLWLAGLAVPLAAHARMRRGASVADASRALQRRGWEIFGLALLFRLQAYVFSSGASLAGLLKVDILNVMGLSLVAAGWCWGRCRTSAGRIALASAVMVAVVVLSAPLRVWQWPGLLPDAIEWYLRPAPARTTFTLFPWSAFVFAGLALGEALATLGRDAHAQWRFHAACAFGGLALAGVAYRLSYLPTLVPGSAFWTTSPAFFAIRTGALIATLGILYFALKPGGLWDRVTMPRAWSPMELFGRTSLFVYWVHVELAYGMPSKPLHKALSFEGALVACALFTVFMLLLAMAKTKLWDRQTPWRT